The segment GGACATAGGGGATAGGCATCTTATCCTTCGCTTTGGACGCAGTGATCAGAACTGTTTTCATACCGTGACCCGCGGCTGGTTGCAAGTTAATTGCCGTATCTTCGAAAAAAACTGATTGATGACTGGGAATGTTATATTTATTCAGAAAAATTTGATAGGCTTCCGGGTGGGGTTTGGGGATAAAATTGGCTTGTTTCACATCAAAAACCCCTTGGAAACAATCCGCAATTGCTAACTTTCCTAAAACATCTTGGGCATGTTGTGCGGAACTATTGGTAAAAACATATTTGGGGCCTGGCAATTGCTGCAAAATTTTATGTAAGGAGGGGGTGGGATCAAGTTCCGATAAATCAACCCGGTGCACATAGTCCAAGAAATCCTGGGGGGATACGTTCTGGTGCAACATCAAGCCTCGCAACGACGTGCCATATTGCTGCCGGTAATGATCCTGCAGCTTTACAGCTTCATCGATAGGCACTTGTAAATGCTGGCTGATAAACTCTTGGATGCGGCCAGCAATGCTTGGCATAACCTGCAAATTTGCAGGATATAACGTATTATCCAAGTCAAAAATCCAACACTTCATTTTTTGCCAACTCATTTTTACCTTATACATGAAAATTAGGTTGTTACCGATAATAAAATAGGGTGGCTTTCCTAGAAAACATCACTGTCTCTTCTTATATATCTTTTATGACGTCAACTATGGTAACCTATCTACCAATTTATCTGTTATATCTTAGAGACAAGGATATCGCCGGACAACTTTTATTCACCTCTCTTTTAATTGGCTTTATTTCATGACAAAATTACCGAAAAAAACTGATCTTCCCTCCCCGTCTTTTCCCAATATTTTATCGGAAGCTTTGGAATACGGTAAAAAATCAGGGGCTGATCATATGGATCTTTTGCTGGTGGAGGCAACCGCCATCCAGTACAGCCAAAGAATGAATAAGCTGGAAAAACTGGAACGCGCCGAAGCTATGGATTTGGGGATCCGCTTGTTTAAGGGTAAGCGCCAGGTGATCGTTTCAACTTCAGATATATCGACCCCTAACATCAAAAAACTAATTGACCAAGGATTAGCCATGGTTGACCTGGTACCCGAAGATCCGTATTGCGGGCTTGCCGAAAGCACCCAGTTGATTACCAAAATACCCAATTTGTTGATGGCTGACCCGGTCGAGCCGGATATTTCCAAGCTTCAGGAGCGCGCCCAAATTTGTGAAGAAGCGGCTTTGTCTGTTCAGGGAATTAATAATTCCGAAGGGGCCGAAAGTGCTTGGGTCAAATCCAACACCCACTTTGCTGCCAGCAACGGGTTTCAGCAATCCTACAGCAATACCCGCCATTCTTTAAGTGTTGCCGTCATCGCCAAAAGCGATCAGGGGATGGAGCGAGATTATGATTTTAGCTCCACTGTTTTTGGCAAAGATTTAAAAGATCCTGCAGGTATCGGACAAAAAGGGGCAGAACAGGCGGTTCGCCGCTTAAATCCACAACGGATCAATTCCGGCAAAATGCCAGTGATTTTTCACCCTCGAATCGCCAACAGCTTTCTAGGACATTTGGCCGCAGCCATTCATGGCGCTTCCGTTGCACGCGGCACCAGTTTTTTAAAAAACCAGTTGCATCAGCAGATTTTCCCAAGCTCGGTTACGGTCATGGATCACCCGTTGCTGGAAAAAGGCTTGGCCTCCCGTCCGTTTGATGCGGAAGGATTGCCCTGCAAACCCCAAGCGATGATTGACAAAGGGGTGCTGACAGATTGGCTCCTGGATCTACGTTCGGCACGGCAATTAAAAATGATGCCCAACGGCCACGCGGTGCGCGGCCCCTCTTCCCTGCCTAGCGCGGGTATCAGCAACTTTTATCTGGAAGCTGGAACCGTAACCCCGGAAAGCCTGATTAAAGGCATAAAAAGCGGGTTATATGTGACGGAATTAATCGGTGACGGCGTTAATTTGATCACGGGCGATTACAGTAGGGGTGCAACTGGTTTTTGGATTGAAAACGGATCTATTGCCTATCCCGTTAGTGAATTGACCATCGCTGGCAATTTGCAGGAAATCTTCCGTAATCTTATCGTCGCCAATGATTTAAGCTTTACTTACCGCGTCAACTCACCGACCCTGCTAGTTGACAGTTTAATGGTTGCCGGAAGTTAAAAAAACCAGGCGCTTTCATGCTAGGCAGCTGATAGAA is part of the Rhodospirillaceae bacterium genome and harbors:
- a CDS encoding pyrimidine 5'-nucleotidase; translated protein: MSWQKMKCWIFDLDNTLYPANLQVMPSIAGRIQEFISQHLQVPIDEAVKLQDHYRQQYGTSLRGLMLHQNVSPQDFLDYVHRVDLSELDPTPSLHKILQQLPGPKYVFTNSSAQHAQDVLGKLAIADCFQGVFDVKQANFIPKPHPEAYQIFLNKYNIPSHQSVFFEDTAINLQPAAGHGMKTVLITASKAKDKMPIPYVHHYMPDLVDGLQGILEMISGKK
- a CDS encoding TldD/PmbA family protein; amino-acid sequence: MTKLPKKTDLPSPSFPNILSEALEYGKKSGADHMDLLLVEATAIQYSQRMNKLEKLERAEAMDLGIRLFKGKRQVIVSTSDISTPNIKKLIDQGLAMVDLVPEDPYCGLAESTQLITKIPNLLMADPVEPDISKLQERAQICEEAALSVQGINNSEGAESAWVKSNTHFAASNGFQQSYSNTRHSLSVAVIAKSDQGMERDYDFSSTVFGKDLKDPAGIGQKGAEQAVRRLNPQRINSGKMPVIFHPRIANSFLGHLAAAIHGASVARGTSFLKNQLHQQIFPSSVTVMDHPLLEKGLASRPFDAEGLPCKPQAMIDKGVLTDWLLDLRSARQLKMMPNGHAVRGPSSLPSAGISNFYLEAGTVTPESLIKGIKSGLYVTELIGDGVNLITGDYSRGATGFWIENGSIAYPVSELTIAGNLQEIFRNLIVANDLSFTYRVNSPTLLVDSLMVAGS